Proteins from a single region of Bos indicus isolate NIAB-ARS_2022 breed Sahiwal x Tharparkar chromosome 6, NIAB-ARS_B.indTharparkar_mat_pri_1.0, whole genome shotgun sequence:
- the TACC3 gene encoding transforming acidic coiled-coil-containing protein 3 isoform X2 has translation MSLHLFSDENVTGDKSRENCDFLFSPPELTGRASVLRLSQKENVPPKSTAKTVKVTFQTPLRDPQTYRILSPSVGSKLEACFVLGDPIELENCHQVCTQKENQQFTKETDTKTTHGILQKPVPVNTEPPSEDMRPVSEDQPPGGPPSAPLVSLGPSSSSQIPESVENPEASRGPAPGSPECAREEHVHPWPSEESMPLGPMAPEQPSGVVSQDTAEDPLSGTGGDSEGVPGPPARPASPCGAPPGEKPLVDLPGAAPVGSMDATSREDTALTGPGEAAGATHPGAQGEETCGQAASSLRSGPVRLEFDFSDATGKRSPPLRKRGKALGLKPPSRRPEARPGKATLEAGKGCELTLRGSDGPSWDKPDDPDCNPAADSGEARPLEHPQSGQATEALSLSRQACSDDTPGTRAPARTPGAAGEGWTTGSLGGSAPLSSPSSEPPTAPTNPTPPTERGPEPTLDLNGEQFRDPAEVLGAGAELDYLEQFGAPSFKESALRKQSLYLNFDPLLQDSPQGLTPSSSGRPRGLPVPSAGPLASEESPGLMQTAGGFSLGLRARSVDKPSSGSPPEAQLLDLDFPGAPGIPIPGLAPCDLGPGAPLLPVGPIVDVLQYSQKDLDSAVEATQKENEVLRGKCAALQERLLEMGKIMDSFEGTVYQVMEESQKQKELTKAEMQKVLKEKAQLTADLHSMEKSFSDLFKRFEKQKENEESLKKCVEDYIERVEKEAQKYQALKAQAEEKLRQASEEIAQVRSKAQTDALALQAVLRKEQMRVHSLEKVVEQKTKENDELTRICDDLISKMKRI, from the exons ATGAGTCTGCATCTCTTCAGTGACGAAAACGTCACTGGTGACAAAAGTAGGGAAAATTGCGACTTCCTGTTTTCACCCCCGGAACTTACCGGAAGGGCGTCCGTTCTCCGTCTGTCACAGAAAGAGAATGTGCCGCCGAAGAGCACAGCCAAAACTGTGAAG GTGACTTTTCAGACACCTCTACGGGACCCACAGACATACAGGATCTTAAGTCCCAGCGTGGGCAGCAAGCTCGAAGCCTGTTTTGTTCTGGGTGACCCCATTGAATTAGAAAACTGCCATCAAGTCTGTACCCAGAAAGAGAA TCAACAGTTCACCAAGGAAACAGACACCAAAAcgacccatggaattctccagaagcCAGTACCAGTCAACACCGAGCCCCCCTCAGAGGACATGAGACCAGTCTCTGAAGACCAGCCTCCTGGTGGGCCCCCCTCAGCTCCTCTGGTCAGCCTGGGTCCCTCAAGCTCTTCCCAGATACCAGAGAGTGTTGAAAACCCGGAGGCCTCCCGAGGACCAGCACCTGGCAGCCCTGAGTGTGCCCGGGAAGAGCACGTCCACCCTTGGCCCTCAGAGGAGAGCATGCCCCTCGGCCCCATGGCTCCAGAACAGCCCTCTGGGGTGGTGTCCCAGGACACAGCAGAGGACCCACTCAGCGGTACGGGAGGGGACTCAGAGGGGGTCCCTGGTCCCCCTGCCAGGCCCGCCTCGCCCTGTGGTGCCCCCCCTGGAGAAAAACCCCTCGTGGACCTGCCTGGAGCGGCCCCAGTGGGCTCCATGGATGCCACCAGCCGCGAGGACACGGCTCTGACCGGCCCTGGAGAGGCTGCGGGGGCCACACACCCCGGTGCTCAGGGGGAGGAGACCTGTGGCCAGGCCGCCAGCTCTCTGAGGAGCGGTCCTGTCCGGCTGGAGTTCGACTTCTCTGATGCCACCGGCAAAAGGTCTCCCCCACTGCGGAAGCGAGGGAAGGCCCTGGGTCTCAAGCCCCCCTCGAGGAGACCAGAGGCGAGGCCCGGAAAGGCCACCCTGGAGGCGGGCAAGGGTTGCGAGCTCACTCTGCGTGGGTCCGACGGCCCGAGCTGGGACAAGCCAGACGACCCAGACTGTAACCCGGCCGCAGACAGTGGCGAGGCCCGGCCCCTGGAGCACCCGCAGAGCGGCCAGGCCACAGAGGCCTTGTCTCTGAGCCG GCAGGCGTGCTCAGATGACACACCCGGGACGAGGGCCCCAGCGAGGACCCCAGGAGCGGCGGGCGAG GGGTGGACCACAGGCTCTTTGGGGGGTTCGGCGCCCCTCAGCAGCCCAAGTAGCGAGCCACCGACTGCACCCACCAACCCTACACCCCCCACCGAGAGGGGGCCGGAGCCCACCCTGGACCTGAACGGGGAGCAGTTCCGGGACCCCGCGGAGG TCCTAGGCGCGGGGGCAGAGTTGGACTACCTGGAGCAGTTCGGGGCGCCCTCG TTTAAAGAGTCAGCCCTGAGGAAGCAGTCGCTGTACCTCAACTTCGACCCGCTCCTGCAGGACAGTCCCCAGGGGCTGACACCCAGCAG CAGCGGCAGGCCGCGGGGCCTACCTGTCCCGAGCGCGGGCCCTCTGGCCTCCGAGGAGAGCCCCGGGCTCATGCAGACAGCAGGTGGCTTCTCTCTTGGTCTCCGTGCTCGCAGTGTGGACAAGCCTTCCTCTGGAAGCCCCCCGGAGGCCCAGCTGCTTgacctggacttccctggagccCCGGGCATTCCT ATACCTGGCCTGGCTCCGTGTGACCTTGGGCCCGGGGCTCCACTGCTGCCTGTGGGGCCGATCGTGGACGTGCTGCAGTACAGCCAGAAGGACCTGGACTCGGCG GTGGAGGCCACGCAGAAGGAGAACGAGGTGCTGCGGGGCAAGTGCGCGGCGCTGCAGGAGAGGCTCCTGGAGATGGG GAAGATCATGGACAGCTTTGAGGGGACTGTCTACCAGGTGATGG AGGAGTCTCAGAAACAGAAGGAGCTCACCAAGGCCGAAATGCAGAAGGTCCTGAAGGAGAAGGCACAGCTGACGGCCGACCTGCACTCCATGGAAAAGTCGTTCTCCGACCTTTTCAAGCGGTTTGAGAAACAGAAGGAG AACGAAGAGTCACTGAAGAAGTGTGTCGAGGATTACATAGAGAGGGTGGAGAAGGAGGCCCAGAAGTACCAGGCACTGAAGGCCCAGGCGGAGGAGAAGCTCCGGCA GGCAAGTGAGGAGATCGCCCAGGTCCGCAGCAAGGCCCAGACTGACGCTCTGGCGCTGCAGGCGGTCCTGAGGAAGGAGCAGATGCGTGTCCACTCCCTGGAGAAGGTGGTGGAGCAGAAG ACTAAAGAGAATGATGAGCTGACCAGGATCTGTGACGACCTCATTTCCAAGATGAAGAGAATCTGA
- the TACC3 gene encoding transforming acidic coiled-coil-containing protein 3 isoform X1, with the protein MSLHLFSDENVTGDKSRENCDFLFSPPELTGRASVLRLSQKENVPPKSTAKTVKVTFQTPLRDPQTYRILSPSVGSKLEACFVLGDPIELENCHQVCTQKENQQFTKETDTKTTHGILQKPVPVNTEPPSEDMRPVSEDQPPGGPPSAPLVSLGPSSSSQIPESVENPEASRGPAPGSPECAREEHVHPWPSEESMPLGPMAPEQPSGVVSQDTAEDPLSGTGGDSEGVPGPPARPASPCGAPPGEKPLVDLPGAAPVGSMDATSREDTALTGPGEAAGATHPGAQGEETCGQAASSLRSGPVRLEFDFSDATGKRSPPLRKRGKALGLKPPSRRPEARPGKATLEAGKGCELTLRGSDGPSWDKPDDPDCNPAADSGEARPLEHPQSGQATEALSLSRQACSDDTPGTRAPARTPGAAGEGWTTGSLGGSAPLSSPSSEPPTAPTNPTPPTERGPEPTLDLNGEQFRDPAEVLGAGAELDYLEQFGAPSFKESALRKQSLYLNFDPLLQDSPQGLTPSSSGRPRGLPVPSAGPLASEESPGLMQTAGGFSLGLRARSVDKPSSGSPPEAQLLDLDFPGAPGIPIPGLAPCDLGPGAPLLPVGPIVDVLQYSQKDLDSAVEATQKENEVLRGKCAALQERLLEMGKIMDSFEGTVYQVMEESQKQKELTKAEMQKVLKEKAQLTADLHSMEKSFSDLFKRFEKQKEVIEGYRTNEESLKKCVEDYIERVEKEAQKYQALKAQAEEKLRQASEEIAQVRSKAQTDALALQAVLRKEQMRVHSLEKVVEQKTKENDELTRICDDLISKMKRI; encoded by the exons ATGAGTCTGCATCTCTTCAGTGACGAAAACGTCACTGGTGACAAAAGTAGGGAAAATTGCGACTTCCTGTTTTCACCCCCGGAACTTACCGGAAGGGCGTCCGTTCTCCGTCTGTCACAGAAAGAGAATGTGCCGCCGAAGAGCACAGCCAAAACTGTGAAG GTGACTTTTCAGACACCTCTACGGGACCCACAGACATACAGGATCTTAAGTCCCAGCGTGGGCAGCAAGCTCGAAGCCTGTTTTGTTCTGGGTGACCCCATTGAATTAGAAAACTGCCATCAAGTCTGTACCCAGAAAGAGAA TCAACAGTTCACCAAGGAAACAGACACCAAAAcgacccatggaattctccagaagcCAGTACCAGTCAACACCGAGCCCCCCTCAGAGGACATGAGACCAGTCTCTGAAGACCAGCCTCCTGGTGGGCCCCCCTCAGCTCCTCTGGTCAGCCTGGGTCCCTCAAGCTCTTCCCAGATACCAGAGAGTGTTGAAAACCCGGAGGCCTCCCGAGGACCAGCACCTGGCAGCCCTGAGTGTGCCCGGGAAGAGCACGTCCACCCTTGGCCCTCAGAGGAGAGCATGCCCCTCGGCCCCATGGCTCCAGAACAGCCCTCTGGGGTGGTGTCCCAGGACACAGCAGAGGACCCACTCAGCGGTACGGGAGGGGACTCAGAGGGGGTCCCTGGTCCCCCTGCCAGGCCCGCCTCGCCCTGTGGTGCCCCCCCTGGAGAAAAACCCCTCGTGGACCTGCCTGGAGCGGCCCCAGTGGGCTCCATGGATGCCACCAGCCGCGAGGACACGGCTCTGACCGGCCCTGGAGAGGCTGCGGGGGCCACACACCCCGGTGCTCAGGGGGAGGAGACCTGTGGCCAGGCCGCCAGCTCTCTGAGGAGCGGTCCTGTCCGGCTGGAGTTCGACTTCTCTGATGCCACCGGCAAAAGGTCTCCCCCACTGCGGAAGCGAGGGAAGGCCCTGGGTCTCAAGCCCCCCTCGAGGAGACCAGAGGCGAGGCCCGGAAAGGCCACCCTGGAGGCGGGCAAGGGTTGCGAGCTCACTCTGCGTGGGTCCGACGGCCCGAGCTGGGACAAGCCAGACGACCCAGACTGTAACCCGGCCGCAGACAGTGGCGAGGCCCGGCCCCTGGAGCACCCGCAGAGCGGCCAGGCCACAGAGGCCTTGTCTCTGAGCCG GCAGGCGTGCTCAGATGACACACCCGGGACGAGGGCCCCAGCGAGGACCCCAGGAGCGGCGGGCGAG GGGTGGACCACAGGCTCTTTGGGGGGTTCGGCGCCCCTCAGCAGCCCAAGTAGCGAGCCACCGACTGCACCCACCAACCCTACACCCCCCACCGAGAGGGGGCCGGAGCCCACCCTGGACCTGAACGGGGAGCAGTTCCGGGACCCCGCGGAGG TCCTAGGCGCGGGGGCAGAGTTGGACTACCTGGAGCAGTTCGGGGCGCCCTCG TTTAAAGAGTCAGCCCTGAGGAAGCAGTCGCTGTACCTCAACTTCGACCCGCTCCTGCAGGACAGTCCCCAGGGGCTGACACCCAGCAG CAGCGGCAGGCCGCGGGGCCTACCTGTCCCGAGCGCGGGCCCTCTGGCCTCCGAGGAGAGCCCCGGGCTCATGCAGACAGCAGGTGGCTTCTCTCTTGGTCTCCGTGCTCGCAGTGTGGACAAGCCTTCCTCTGGAAGCCCCCCGGAGGCCCAGCTGCTTgacctggacttccctggagccCCGGGCATTCCT ATACCTGGCCTGGCTCCGTGTGACCTTGGGCCCGGGGCTCCACTGCTGCCTGTGGGGCCGATCGTGGACGTGCTGCAGTACAGCCAGAAGGACCTGGACTCGGCG GTGGAGGCCACGCAGAAGGAGAACGAGGTGCTGCGGGGCAAGTGCGCGGCGCTGCAGGAGAGGCTCCTGGAGATGGG GAAGATCATGGACAGCTTTGAGGGGACTGTCTACCAGGTGATGG AGGAGTCTCAGAAACAGAAGGAGCTCACCAAGGCCGAAATGCAGAAGGTCCTGAAGGAGAAGGCACAGCTGACGGCCGACCTGCACTCCATGGAAAAGTCGTTCTCCGACCTTTTCAAGCGGTTTGAGAAACAGAAGGAGGTGATCGAAGGCTACCGCACG AACGAAGAGTCACTGAAGAAGTGTGTCGAGGATTACATAGAGAGGGTGGAGAAGGAGGCCCAGAAGTACCAGGCACTGAAGGCCCAGGCGGAGGAGAAGCTCCGGCA GGCAAGTGAGGAGATCGCCCAGGTCCGCAGCAAGGCCCAGACTGACGCTCTGGCGCTGCAGGCGGTCCTGAGGAAGGAGCAGATGCGTGTCCACTCCCTGGAGAAGGTGGTGGAGCAGAAG ACTAAAGAGAATGATGAGCTGACCAGGATCTGTGACGACCTCATTTCCAAGATGAAGAGAATCTGA
- the TACC3 gene encoding transforming acidic coiled-coil-containing protein 3 isoform X3, which translates to MRPVSEDQPPGGPPSAPLVSLGPSSSSQIPESVENPEASRGPAPGSPECAREEHVHPWPSEESMPLGPMAPEQPSGVVSQDTAEDPLSGTGGDSEGVPGPPARPASPCGAPPGEKPLVDLPGAAPVGSMDATSREDTALTGPGEAAGATHPGAQGEETCGQAASSLRSGPVRLEFDFSDATGKRSPPLRKRGKALGLKPPSRRPEARPGKATLEAGKGCELTLRGSDGPSWDKPDDPDCNPAADSGEARPLEHPQSGQATEALSLSRQACSDDTPGTRAPARTPGAAGEGWTTGSLGGSAPLSSPSSEPPTAPTNPTPPTERGPEPTLDLNGEQFRDPAEVLGAGAELDYLEQFGAPSFKESALRKQSLYLNFDPLLQDSPQGLTPSSSGRPRGLPVPSAGPLASEESPGLMQTAGGFSLGLRARSVDKPSSGSPPEAQLLDLDFPGAPGIPIPGLAPCDLGPGAPLLPVGPIVDVLQYSQKDLDSAVEATQKENEVLRGKCAALQERLLEMGKIMDSFEGTVYQVMEESQKQKELTKAEMQKVLKEKAQLTADLHSMEKSFSDLFKRFEKQKEVIEGYRTNEESLKKCVEDYIERVEKEAQKYQALKAQAEEKLRQASEEIAQVRSKAQTDALALQAVLRKEQMRVHSLEKVVEQKTKENDELTRICDDLISKMKRI; encoded by the exons ATGAGACCAGTCTCTGAAGACCAGCCTCCTGGTGGGCCCCCCTCAGCTCCTCTGGTCAGCCTGGGTCCCTCAAGCTCTTCCCAGATACCAGAGAGTGTTGAAAACCCGGAGGCCTCCCGAGGACCAGCACCTGGCAGCCCTGAGTGTGCCCGGGAAGAGCACGTCCACCCTTGGCCCTCAGAGGAGAGCATGCCCCTCGGCCCCATGGCTCCAGAACAGCCCTCTGGGGTGGTGTCCCAGGACACAGCAGAGGACCCACTCAGCGGTACGGGAGGGGACTCAGAGGGGGTCCCTGGTCCCCCTGCCAGGCCCGCCTCGCCCTGTGGTGCCCCCCCTGGAGAAAAACCCCTCGTGGACCTGCCTGGAGCGGCCCCAGTGGGCTCCATGGATGCCACCAGCCGCGAGGACACGGCTCTGACCGGCCCTGGAGAGGCTGCGGGGGCCACACACCCCGGTGCTCAGGGGGAGGAGACCTGTGGCCAGGCCGCCAGCTCTCTGAGGAGCGGTCCTGTCCGGCTGGAGTTCGACTTCTCTGATGCCACCGGCAAAAGGTCTCCCCCACTGCGGAAGCGAGGGAAGGCCCTGGGTCTCAAGCCCCCCTCGAGGAGACCAGAGGCGAGGCCCGGAAAGGCCACCCTGGAGGCGGGCAAGGGTTGCGAGCTCACTCTGCGTGGGTCCGACGGCCCGAGCTGGGACAAGCCAGACGACCCAGACTGTAACCCGGCCGCAGACAGTGGCGAGGCCCGGCCCCTGGAGCACCCGCAGAGCGGCCAGGCCACAGAGGCCTTGTCTCTGAGCCG GCAGGCGTGCTCAGATGACACACCCGGGACGAGGGCCCCAGCGAGGACCCCAGGAGCGGCGGGCGAG GGGTGGACCACAGGCTCTTTGGGGGGTTCGGCGCCCCTCAGCAGCCCAAGTAGCGAGCCACCGACTGCACCCACCAACCCTACACCCCCCACCGAGAGGGGGCCGGAGCCCACCCTGGACCTGAACGGGGAGCAGTTCCGGGACCCCGCGGAGG TCCTAGGCGCGGGGGCAGAGTTGGACTACCTGGAGCAGTTCGGGGCGCCCTCG TTTAAAGAGTCAGCCCTGAGGAAGCAGTCGCTGTACCTCAACTTCGACCCGCTCCTGCAGGACAGTCCCCAGGGGCTGACACCCAGCAG CAGCGGCAGGCCGCGGGGCCTACCTGTCCCGAGCGCGGGCCCTCTGGCCTCCGAGGAGAGCCCCGGGCTCATGCAGACAGCAGGTGGCTTCTCTCTTGGTCTCCGTGCTCGCAGTGTGGACAAGCCTTCCTCTGGAAGCCCCCCGGAGGCCCAGCTGCTTgacctggacttccctggagccCCGGGCATTCCT ATACCTGGCCTGGCTCCGTGTGACCTTGGGCCCGGGGCTCCACTGCTGCCTGTGGGGCCGATCGTGGACGTGCTGCAGTACAGCCAGAAGGACCTGGACTCGGCG GTGGAGGCCACGCAGAAGGAGAACGAGGTGCTGCGGGGCAAGTGCGCGGCGCTGCAGGAGAGGCTCCTGGAGATGGG GAAGATCATGGACAGCTTTGAGGGGACTGTCTACCAGGTGATGG AGGAGTCTCAGAAACAGAAGGAGCTCACCAAGGCCGAAATGCAGAAGGTCCTGAAGGAGAAGGCACAGCTGACGGCCGACCTGCACTCCATGGAAAAGTCGTTCTCCGACCTTTTCAAGCGGTTTGAGAAACAGAAGGAGGTGATCGAAGGCTACCGCACG AACGAAGAGTCACTGAAGAAGTGTGTCGAGGATTACATAGAGAGGGTGGAGAAGGAGGCCCAGAAGTACCAGGCACTGAAGGCCCAGGCGGAGGAGAAGCTCCGGCA GGCAAGTGAGGAGATCGCCCAGGTCCGCAGCAAGGCCCAGACTGACGCTCTGGCGCTGCAGGCGGTCCTGAGGAAGGAGCAGATGCGTGTCCACTCCCTGGAGAAGGTGGTGGAGCAGAAG ACTAAAGAGAATGATGAGCTGACCAGGATCTGTGACGACCTCATTTCCAAGATGAAGAGAATCTGA